Sequence from the bacterium genome:
TTACTGATCCATTTGCTCCACACGACGGAGATTGATTACTATAGACATATCTATGGCGTCATCGAAGGAAATCACCGAGATCCTGAGACATTGGAGTGATGGTGATCGGGCTGCCCTTGATGAACTGATACCGCTGGTTTATGACGAGCTGCGCCGGAAAGCCGGATTCTATTTACGCAGGCAGCGTTCCAATCACACGCTGCAACCGACAGCCCTGGTAAACGAAGTGTATTTAAGGATGGCCAGACAGAGTCATATTGTTTTACAAAACCGCGCTCATTTTTTTGCGGTGGCTGCGAGAATCATGCGACAGATCCTGGTGAATCATGCAGAGGCTCACAACGCAGCAAAAAGAGGGGGCACCGCTTACAGGGTAACTTTCAACGATGCAATCACTCCCGGAAAACATAAGGACCTGGACGTTACAGCTGTGGATCTCGCCTTGAAAAAACTCGCGGCCATGGATGTGCGCAAGAGCAGGATTATCGAGTTACATTTCTTTGCAGGCCTGACAAGCGAGGAGATTGCGGAGGTACTTGAAGTCTCGCTTTCCACTGTAAAACGAGAATCGAAACTTGCGAAAGCATGGCTTTATTCAGAGCTCAAGAAATAGAATTGGATGAAATCGGAACAGTTCCATC
This genomic interval carries:
- a CDS encoding sigma-70 family RNA polymerase sigma factor produces the protein MASSKEITEILRHWSDGDRAALDELIPLVYDELRRKAGFYLRRQRSNHTLQPTALVNEVYLRMARQSHIVLQNRAHFFAVAARIMRQILVNHAEAHNAAKRGGTAYRVTFNDAITPGKHKDLDVTAVDLALKKLAAMDVRKSRIIELHFFAGLTSEEIAEVLEVSLSTVKRESKLAKAWLYSELKK